From a region of the Actinomadura luzonensis genome:
- a CDS encoding radical SAM protein, producing MNRPTHVIWDVTYACPLRCVHCYSESGRRPARRLAHGDLFRLADAIIAMGPRSVEFAGGEPLVVKGIHEVAEHIGKAGIEVGLYTGAWTLTPEDAEESARVFDRVTVSLDGADAEVHDRVRGRRGSFDRVLNALALFDAVPGLEYGIDCSVMRANFHQLPGLCADLAPRFPRMSFLNLAAAVPAGLASRPGFAESELLSNAELATLTSQEYTERLRSLAPPSLRVTTSDNWFLMMHPRTVARHGFPLMQIEPDGEVRAMPVYEGCVGNLLTDDPDAIWRRAVERWSDPFVVETLSPVRSMADWAEAARRIDRRFGSPEVIARIERRPAWPLAARPA from the coding sequence ATGAACAGGCCCACCCACGTCATCTGGGACGTCACCTACGCCTGCCCCCTGCGCTGTGTCCACTGCTACTCGGAGTCGGGAAGACGCCCGGCCAGGCGGCTCGCCCACGGCGACCTGTTCCGGCTCGCCGACGCGATCATCGCCATGGGCCCGCGCTCGGTCGAGTTCGCCGGCGGCGAGCCGCTGGTGGTCAAGGGCATCCACGAGGTGGCCGAGCACATCGGCAAGGCGGGCATCGAGGTCGGCCTCTACACCGGCGCCTGGACGCTCACCCCGGAGGACGCCGAGGAGAGCGCCAGGGTCTTCGACCGCGTCACCGTCAGCCTCGACGGGGCCGACGCCGAGGTGCACGACCGCGTGCGCGGCAGGCGCGGGTCCTTCGACCGCGTGCTGAACGCCCTGGCGCTGTTCGACGCCGTTCCCGGCCTGGAGTACGGCATCGACTGCTCGGTCATGCGCGCCAACTTCCACCAGCTTCCCGGCTTGTGCGCCGACCTCGCCCCCAGGTTCCCGCGGATGAGCTTCCTCAACCTGGCCGCCGCGGTGCCGGCCGGGCTCGCCAGCCGGCCGGGCTTCGCCGAGTCCGAGCTGCTGTCCAACGCCGAGCTCGCCACGCTGACCAGCCAGGAGTACACCGAGCGGCTGCGCTCGCTGGCGCCGCCCTCGCTCCGGGTGACGACGTCCGACAACTGGTTCCTGATGATGCATCCCCGCACCGTCGCCAGGCACGGCTTCCCGCTCATGCAGATCGAGCCCGACGGCGAGGTGCGCGCCATGCCGGTGTACGAGGGCTGCGTGGGCAACCTGCTGACCGACGACCCCGACGCGATCTGGCGGCGCGCGGTCGAGCGGTGGAGCGATCCCTTCGTGGTCGAGACGTTGTCGCCGGTGCGCTCCATGGCCGACTGGGCGGAGGCGGCCAGGAGGATCGACCGCCGGTTCGGGTCCCCGGAGGTGATCGCCCGCATCGAGCGCCGTCCCGCCTGGCCGCTCGCCGCCCGGCCCGCCTGA